In one window of Candidatus Dormiibacterota bacterium DNA:
- a CDS encoding trypsin-like peptidase domain-containing protein: MDRIPRIPKEQLLTALVITLVVAGLAVLVPTVAQRLAQPAATPAPAPTPTPTAPPASVLLPDELERDLAGVMTIVNDHSFGTAFLIDTQGDFLTAASLIDGSPSLRLIDNTGGTHSVRVIGIDTTLGLAEIRATNEGTPLPFGDPAILQLDDPVVLLASPKVANLRPSTPAVVTQRSATQLMLRVDDLPGDLGGPVVGPGGKVIGILTATGRALPINLSSSDIAQWHGQAGTAMPLAPIPGTLVLRGSDSTSSPTGGLSIQSVTPTRASAAQDTVITIAGSGFIGGAMLGVHFVPLASPNGAFDGLAATLANPSTLTVKVPAGRVVQDYVIQLTNGDGSSTSSRTAFTVTP; encoded by the coding sequence GTGGACCGTATTCCGCGCATCCCGAAGGAGCAACTCCTGACAGCGCTCGTCATCACGCTCGTCGTGGCGGGACTGGCGGTCCTGGTCCCGACGGTCGCGCAGCGCCTGGCCCAACCGGCGGCGACGCCGGCCCCGGCCCCGACCCCGACCCCGACGGCGCCGCCGGCCTCAGTCCTGCTACCGGACGAACTCGAACGGGATCTCGCGGGAGTCATGACAATCGTCAACGACCACAGCTTTGGCACGGCGTTCCTCATCGACACGCAGGGCGACTTCCTGACCGCGGCCAGCCTCATCGACGGCAGTCCGAGCCTCCGGCTGATCGACAACACCGGCGGAACCCATTCCGTGCGTGTGATCGGGATCGATACCACGCTCGGTCTGGCGGAGATCCGGGCGACCAACGAGGGCACGCCATTGCCTTTTGGCGACCCGGCGATCCTCCAGCTGGATGACCCGGTCGTACTGCTGGCCAGTCCCAAGGTCGCTAACCTGCGGCCGTCGACGCCGGCGGTGGTGACCCAGCGCAGCGCGACCCAGCTGATGCTGCGCGTGGACGACCTGCCGGGAGACCTCGGCGGGCCGGTGGTCGGGCCGGGCGGCAAGGTGATCGGCATCCTGACGGCCACGGGCAGAGCCCTTCCCATCAACCTCTCCTCGAGCGACATCGCGCAGTGGCATGGTCAGGCCGGCACCGCGATGCCCCTGGCGCCGATCCCCGGTACGCTGGTGTTGCGCGGCAGCGACAGCACCAGCTCGCCTACCGGTGGACTCAGCATTCAATCGGTCACCCCCACGCGCGCGTCGGCGGCGCAGGACACCGTCATCACCATCGCCGGCAGCGGCTTCATCGGCGGCGCCATGCTGGGTGTCCACTTCGTTCCCCTCGCCAGCCCCAACGGCGCCTTCGATGGCCTGGCGGCTACCCTTGCCAACCCGTCCACCCTGACTGTCAAGGTGCCGGCGGGCCGTGTCGTCCAGGACTACGTGATCCAGCTCACGAACGGCGATGGCAGCAGCACCAGCTCACGCACCGCCTTTACCGTCACTCCCTGA
- the cysS gene encoding cysteine--tRNA ligase, with protein MRLRNTETNAVQPLERRPQPVGIYVCGITPYDTTHLGHAFTYVVFDVLVRVLRAAGQPVRYVQNVTDVDDDIIRRARELGTTWDHLADKETALYEDDMAALNVLAPDVFPRASRTIPKIIALIVRLQAQGHAYQRDGNVYFRVGSVADYGRLSRLSREEMITLSAQRGADPNDPRKQDPLDFILWQASAPDEPRWESPWGVGRPGWHIECSAMALEYLGKQVDVHGGGADLIYPHHESEIAQSESATGVRPFARIWVHVGMLRYQREKMSKSLGNLVLIRDLLKRYDADSIRVLLLRHHYREPWEYTAGQLEDAAVWTTRLRAMAGRAGSGSGETALAVRSALEDDLDTPGALHALEEAVGRGDAGWRAAADLLGLRLGVAAAEGMEMKKALGWRAPFS; from the coding sequence ATGCGGCTGCGGAACACCGAAACGAACGCAGTCCAGCCGCTCGAGCGTCGTCCCCAACCGGTGGGGATCTATGTCTGCGGCATCACCCCCTATGACACGACCCACCTGGGTCATGCCTTCACCTATGTCGTGTTCGACGTGCTCGTGCGGGTGCTGCGTGCTGCCGGTCAACCGGTCCGTTACGTGCAGAACGTGACCGATGTTGACGATGACATCATCCGGCGGGCGCGCGAGCTCGGCACCACCTGGGACCACCTCGCCGACAAGGAAACCGCGCTCTACGAGGATGACATGGCAGCGCTCAACGTGCTGGCCCCCGACGTGTTCCCCAGAGCCAGCCGGACGATCCCCAAGATCATCGCGCTGATCGTCAGGCTCCAAGCGCAGGGCCATGCCTATCAGCGCGACGGCAACGTCTATTTCCGCGTGGGGAGTGTCGCCGACTACGGCCGACTGAGCCGGCTGAGTCGTGAGGAGATGATCACGCTCTCCGCCCAGCGCGGCGCGGATCCGAATGACCCCCGGAAGCAGGACCCGCTCGATTTCATCCTCTGGCAGGCCAGCGCGCCGGACGAGCCGCGCTGGGAAAGCCCCTGGGGCGTCGGCCGCCCGGGCTGGCACATCGAGTGCTCGGCGATGGCCCTGGAGTATTTGGGTAAACAGGTCGACGTCCACGGCGGCGGCGCTGACCTGATCTATCCACATCACGAAAGCGAGATCGCGCAGTCGGAATCCGCGACCGGGGTCCGGCCCTTCGCCCGTATCTGGGTGCACGTCGGCATGCTCCGCTACCAGCGGGAGAAGATGAGCAAATCGCTTGGCAACCTCGTCCTGATCCGTGACCTGCTGAAGCGCTACGACGCCGATAGCATCCGGGTCCTGTTGCTGCGCCACCACTACCGTGAGCCGTGGGAATACACCGCAGGCCAGCTCGAGGACGCGGCCGTCTGGACCACACGCTTGCGTGCGATGGCCGGTCGCGCAGGCAGCGGAAGTGGCGAGACCGCGCTGGCGGTGCGTAGCGCTCTGGAGGACGACCTGGACACGCCCGGCGCTCTGCATGCGTTGGAAGAAGCGGTGGGCCGCGGTGATGCCGGCTGGCGCGCCGCCGCCGATCTACTCGGGCTGCGGCTGGGCGTTGCCGCCGCCGAGGGGATGGAAATGAAAAAGGCGCTCGGGTGGCGAGCGCCTTTCTCTTGA
- a CDS encoding DUF309 domain-containing protein, which yields MKAHVKKSTPHRTARCDDVPPDALLLGIEEFNRQEFFEQHETLEGIWIHEADAVRYLYQGILQLGVGFYHWRRGNWRGAVAKLGHGLAKLEPYRPACMTIDVERLVRETTALRTQLEARGPDDMPAFPPPQLPRVHRIIDPT from the coding sequence GTGAAGGCGCACGTCAAGAAGAGCACGCCGCACCGCACCGCGCGCTGCGACGACGTGCCACCCGATGCGCTGCTGCTGGGCATCGAGGAGTTCAACCGGCAGGAGTTCTTCGAGCAGCACGAGACGCTGGAGGGCATCTGGATCCATGAGGCGGACGCGGTGCGCTACCTCTATCAGGGCATCTTGCAGCTCGGGGTTGGCTTCTATCACTGGCGGCGTGGCAATTGGCGCGGCGCGGTCGCCAAGCTCGGCCACGGGCTGGCCAAGCTGGAGCCGTACCGGCCGGCGTGCATGACGATCGATGTCGAGCGGCTGGTTCGCGAAACAACCGCACTCCGCACGCAGCTGGAAGCGCGCGGGCCTGATGACATGCCCGCCTTCCCGCCACCACAGTTACCGCGCGTCCATCGCATCATCGACCCCACGTAA
- a CDS encoding HAMP domain-containing sensor histidine kinase has translation MSPDRQPPLSLVRRLVVANLDKPVRDVIDSALGCLVEGLDARAAYLGKIDGEMLEIIAAQVEGGTPIEPGTRLPMEDTFGAAEEESDSGVINVRDAAKRQPFKRLAMRQQFGVISYLGTTLRNAAGEVSGTLAVLGKGARVFTAEDQDLLLVVAGLLAPRLQPGSTPVNGQSRTPVSAMRLASHEVKEPLAILRGYADMLNNNEIPADQMSVVAARLAQQSETLMRIADQVLLLSRLPLELAFTVRVSLDGVAQAAAQRIRERMAGAGMELRLQLDATADVWGDATLLEAALDEMLHNVFRHARSATVVQLRLRQPTRDRCQLIVKDDGPGMSADRLAELFSPLAEEQPARGEGLGLYLLRRVAEAHGGRAWANSLEGKGTTFYLELPAASPDGDTVRASAGQSSA, from the coding sequence ATGAGTCCTGACCGCCAACCACCCCTCAGCCTTGTCCGCCGCCTGGTGGTCGCCAATCTCGATAAACCCGTCCGCGACGTCATCGACTCCGCGCTTGGCTGCCTCGTCGAGGGTCTCGACGCTCGGGCGGCGTATCTGGGCAAGATCGACGGCGAGATGCTGGAGATCATCGCGGCCCAGGTCGAGGGCGGGACCCCGATCGAGCCGGGAACGCGCCTGCCAATGGAGGATACGTTCGGCGCCGCCGAGGAGGAGAGCGACAGTGGCGTGATCAACGTTCGCGACGCCGCCAAACGGCAGCCCTTCAAGCGGCTGGCGATGCGGCAGCAATTCGGCGTCATCAGCTACCTCGGAACCACGTTGCGCAACGCGGCCGGTGAGGTGAGCGGCACGCTGGCCGTCCTGGGCAAGGGCGCCCGCGTGTTCACAGCGGAAGACCAGGACTTGCTGCTCGTGGTGGCCGGCTTGCTCGCACCCCGACTCCAACCCGGATCAACGCCGGTCAACGGCCAGTCCCGGACCCCGGTATCCGCGATGCGCCTGGCCTCACACGAAGTCAAGGAGCCGCTGGCGATCCTGCGGGGCTACGCCGACATGTTGAACAACAACGAGATCCCCGCCGACCAGATGTCCGTGGTGGCGGCTCGCCTGGCCCAACAGTCGGAAACGCTGATGCGGATCGCGGACCAGGTCCTGCTCCTCTCACGCCTGCCGCTCGAGCTGGCCTTCACCGTGCGCGTCTCGCTCGACGGGGTCGCCCAGGCCGCGGCGCAGCGCATCCGGGAACGGATGGCGGGCGCGGGTATGGAGCTGCGGCTCCAGCTCGACGCCACGGCGGACGTCTGGGGCGACGCCACACTGCTCGAGGCGGCGCTCGACGAGATGCTCCACAACGTCTTCAGGCACGCGCGTAGCGCCACCGTCGTCCAGCTTCGCCTCCGACAGCCGACCCGCGATCGCTGTCAGCTCATCGTCAAGGACGACGGCCCGGGAATGTCGGCGGACCGGCTGGCGGAGCTGTTCAGCCCGCTTGCCGAGGAGCAACCGGCGCGTGGCGAGGGACTCGGCCTCTACTTGCTCCGGCGCGTGGCCGAGGCCCATGGGGGCCGAGCCTGGGCGAACAGCCTGGAAGGCAAAGGCACAACCTTCTATCTCGAGCTGCCGGCGGCGTCGCCGGACGGCGACACCGTGCGAGCCTCGGCCGGCCAGAGTTCGGCGTGA
- a CDS encoding PHP domain-containing protein, whose amino-acid sequence MAEVSNGRANLHLHTIFSDGELPPAEVVAAHAAAGFAVIALTDHDTLAEIDALGGLEGHGLRMISGVELSIEDEPGRGLVDIHVLGYGFALNNRRLRNRLHQASEAREAQKRETVDRLAKAGYQVTWEAVRAGARGNVGKPHIVAAIETAQPGVSREALYAAMGPGGAAHVPRSIEMSLGEAVDMVTAAGGVTVLAHPGVYHHVPDLQVLFRTCAVAGVLGLEVTYPQAPDDPYGPKSATLMDRFQEVASSYGWVATGGDDFHGPRVTPLIRLAAWTATPAARVDELLARRS is encoded by the coding sequence TTGGCAGAGGTATCCAACGGGCGGGCGAACCTGCACCTGCACACAATCTTCAGCGACGGCGAGCTCCCACCTGCGGAGGTCGTGGCGGCCCACGCCGCCGCGGGCTTCGCGGTCATCGCCTTGACCGACCATGACACGCTGGCGGAGATCGACGCCTTGGGCGGCCTGGAGGGGCACGGCCTGCGGATGATCTCGGGCGTCGAGCTCTCGATCGAAGATGAACCGGGCCGTGGCCTGGTCGACATCCACGTGCTCGGCTATGGCTTTGCCCTGAACAACCGGCGGCTGCGCAACCGCCTGCATCAAGCCAGCGAGGCCCGCGAGGCGCAGAAACGGGAAACGGTCGACCGGCTGGCCAAGGCGGGTTATCAGGTGACATGGGAGGCGGTGCGCGCCGGCGCCCGCGGCAACGTCGGAAAGCCGCACATCGTCGCCGCCATCGAGACGGCGCAGCCGGGCGTATCGCGCGAAGCGCTGTACGCCGCGATGGGGCCGGGTGGGGCGGCGCATGTTCCGCGCTCCATAGAGATGTCGCTGGGTGAGGCGGTGGACATGGTGACGGCTGCCGGCGGCGTCACGGTCCTGGCTCATCCAGGCGTCTACCATCACGTCCCCGACCTGCAGGTGTTGTTTCGGACCTGCGCGGTCGCGGGGGTGCTGGGGCTGGAGGTCACGTACCCACAGGCGCCCGATGATCCCTACGGGCCGAAGAGTGCGACGTTGATGGATCGCTTCCAGGAGGTCGCGTCCTCGTACGGTTGGGTAGCCACCGGCGGCGATGACTTCCACGGGCCACGGGTCACCCCACTGATCCGGTTGGCCGCCTGGACCGCGACGCCGGCGGCTCGCGTCGACGAGTTGCTCGCCCGCCGCAGTTAG
- a CDS encoding alpha/beta fold hydrolase: protein MSEPADMSGRELLEAALRGGAPAPPYVRLLGMRFTALSEGSATFEMPAASELYNPNNIVHGGALTSLADSAMGFAVFSTLLPGENFTTAELHVNFIKAVTAESGMLRSIGRVVHRGQRIAVAEAEILDPQNQLIARASSTNVILQRRTAQPAPQPPFQAPPPEMAPPTAEPAHFAAPPSPLERTPPTPTVSPSMTTEPIRMAPLAQSKRKIRTFAGDIAYLRSGHGPPLVLLHGIPSSSYLWRDVIEPLSSTFEVLAPDLLGYGDSDKRLDVDLSIAAQARYVVAFMETLGVHQAAVAGHDIGGGVAQLIAVDEPQRVARLILIDSVVDNNWPVADIARLKEPAWDQIMVNIDLRNGLRKGLEAGMVTPGRVTDELVDEWTRPFQDLGGRRAYLRAARALNNRDLTSRSKHIDEIETPTLILWGANDKFLEPAWAETLKHKLRESTVEIIDPGGHFLPLDRPDAVAEAITRFLTTR, encoded by the coding sequence ATGTCCGAGCCGGCAGACATGTCCGGTCGCGAACTGCTCGAAGCCGCATTGCGTGGCGGTGCGCCTGCTCCACCCTACGTCCGCCTGCTCGGCATGCGTTTTACCGCTCTGTCCGAAGGCAGCGCGACCTTCGAGATGCCGGCAGCCAGCGAGCTCTACAATCCGAACAACATCGTTCATGGCGGCGCGCTCACCTCGCTCGCGGACAGCGCGATGGGGTTCGCCGTCTTCAGCACGCTCCTGCCCGGGGAGAACTTCACGACGGCCGAGCTGCACGTCAATTTCATCAAGGCCGTCACCGCTGAGTCCGGCATGCTTCGGTCGATTGGCCGGGTCGTGCATCGCGGGCAGCGGATCGCCGTGGCGGAGGCGGAGATCCTGGATCCGCAGAATCAGCTGATCGCGCGCGCCAGCTCGACCAACGTCATCCTGCAACGGCGAACGGCGCAACCCGCGCCGCAGCCTCCTTTCCAGGCGCCGCCACCGGAGATGGCGCCCCCAACTGCTGAACCCGCGCACTTTGCCGCTCCGCCGTCCCCACTGGAGCGGACGCCGCCGACACCGACGGTGTCGCCGTCGATGACCACCGAGCCCATCAGGATGGCGCCACTCGCCCAGAGCAAACGGAAGATCCGGACTTTTGCCGGCGACATCGCGTACCTGCGGAGTGGGCACGGTCCACCACTCGTCTTGCTGCACGGGATTCCCAGCTCCTCGTATCTCTGGCGCGATGTCATCGAGCCGCTATCCTCAACCTTCGAGGTGCTGGCGCCCGACCTCCTCGGCTACGGCGACTCAGACAAACGCCTGGATGTCGATCTTTCGATCGCGGCGCAAGCGCGCTACGTGGTGGCCTTCATGGAAACGCTCGGCGTGCACCAGGCCGCGGTCGCCGGCCACGACATCGGTGGCGGTGTGGCCCAACTCATTGCCGTCGACGAACCGCAACGGGTCGCCCGCCTGATCTTGATCGACAGCGTCGTCGACAACAACTGGCCGGTCGCTGACATCGCGCGGCTGAAGGAACCGGCGTGGGATCAGATCATGGTCAACATCGACCTTCGCAATGGACTGCGCAAAGGCCTGGAAGCCGGGATGGTCACGCCAGGCCGGGTCACCGATGAACTCGTCGACGAATGGACGCGGCCCTTCCAGGATCTCGGCGGCCGCCGTGCCTATCTGCGCGCGGCCCGCGCGCTGAACAATCGCGACCTCACCAGCCGCTCGAAGCACATCGACGAAATCGAAACGCCGACATTGATCCTCTGGGGTGCGAACGATAAGTTCCTCGAGCCGGCCTGGGCCGAGACCCTCAAGCACAAGCTGCGGGAGAGCACGGTTGAAATCATCGACCCTGGTGGCCACTTCCTCCCACTCGACCGGCCCGATGCCGTGGCAGAAGCCATCACGCGTTTCTTGACGACGCGCTAA
- a CDS encoding CHAP domain-containing protein, with translation MERPVRKAKGGLRLKYAAPRFATHSAVLLMAAAMPWVVFHVPVGASPALAGGTVPGTALAQAPFGRAVDGIGWSMSGSLVIPALPATPPGEKHREIIHYQAVDGDTLRALASKYSLSVNTLLWSNPKLIDHLSAGQDVVIPPVDGVLVKVSASDTIASLAQKYRAETDAIIQFNLLRHPETLPVDDYLMVPYGVGPEPASVPQPNPQTVSAGKHSWYVTPVYSAGGASYPFGQCTWYVNTRRPAPWGGNAWQWFGRARAYGRPEGPTPRVGAIMVTWESPYWGHVAYVEQVYADASWLVSEMNYASPNGGGWGRVSYRHVIPGTIPLIGFIY, from the coding sequence GTGGAGCGGCCAGTAAGGAAGGCGAAAGGGGGACTTCGTCTGAAGTACGCTGCGCCGCGCTTCGCAACACACTCCGCCGTGCTGCTCATGGCCGCCGCGATGCCCTGGGTGGTCTTCCATGTGCCGGTCGGCGCGTCGCCGGCACTGGCCGGGGGCACGGTCCCAGGCACCGCCTTGGCGCAAGCGCCCTTCGGCCGCGCGGTCGATGGCATCGGCTGGTCGATGAGTGGCTCGCTGGTCATCCCGGCGCTGCCCGCCACGCCGCCTGGTGAGAAGCACCGCGAGATCATTCATTACCAGGCGGTTGACGGCGATACGCTGCGGGCGCTCGCATCGAAGTACAGCCTGTCGGTCAATACGCTGCTCTGGTCGAACCCCAAGCTCATCGATCACCTCAGTGCGGGCCAGGACGTGGTGATCCCGCCGGTCGACGGGGTGCTCGTCAAGGTCAGTGCGAGTGACACCATCGCGTCGCTGGCGCAGAAGTATCGTGCCGAGACCGATGCGATCATTCAGTTCAACCTGCTGCGCCATCCGGAGACGTTGCCGGTGGACGACTACCTGATGGTGCCGTACGGGGTCGGCCCGGAACCAGCATCGGTTCCGCAGCCCAACCCTCAGACTGTCAGCGCCGGAAAACATTCCTGGTACGTCACGCCGGTCTACTCCGCCGGTGGGGCCAGCTATCCCTTCGGGCAGTGCACCTGGTACGTCAACACCCGTCGGCCCGCACCGTGGGGCGGCAATGCCTGGCAATGGTTTGGACGTGCGCGCGCCTATGGACGGCCGGAAGGTCCGACCCCGCGTGTGGGCGCCATCATGGTCACCTGGGAGTCACCCTACTGGGGCCACGTCGCCTACGTCGAGCAGGTCTACGCCGATGCGAGCTGGCTCGTCTCAGAGATGAACTACGCCAGCCCGAACGGCGGCGGCTGGGGCCGGGTCAGCTACCGGCACGTGATTCCGGGCACGATTCCGCTCATCGGCTTCATCTACTAG
- a CDS encoding amidase, translating into MAPVEPLTSAPLVQIARWLRRRQVSPVELMDAFTRRIEAAAGLRAYITHPDERARREAQRAQRRLVHGEAGALLGVPIAVKDLFQTRALRTTAGSRILRDWVPTRDADAVTRLRAAGAIIFGKTNLHEFAYGVTTANPWWGVARNPHDPRRSPGGSSGGSAIAVVAGLCAGALGSDTGGSIRIPASLCGCVGLKPTFGAIPLGGTFPLGWSLDHAGPLTRTVDDAGVLLDVLSGGDAGQGSRRVRTRGLRVGVLRGPIVRNVQPAVSRQVDAAAAALRRRGLRVRDVQIPEMEWTVATQLVTLRAEASAVHARWIRSRPRAYGPDVRTRLQLGALVGGADYVLAQRMRARIRAAMGRVFDAVDVVLLPTTPITAPVVGERSVRWRSGEEPVDGALVRLTAPFNLTGLPALSVPFGAAAGLPIGVQVVGPLHQDARVLAVGRLIEQDAPTLPKVGGELGSSR; encoded by the coding sequence ATGGCGCCGGTTGAACCGCTGACCTCAGCACCGCTTGTCCAAATCGCCCGCTGGCTGCGGCGGCGGCAGGTGTCGCCGGTCGAATTGATGGACGCGTTTACCCGCCGTATCGAGGCGGCCGCGGGCTTGCGCGCCTACATCACCCACCCCGACGAGCGAGCCCGGCGGGAGGCGCAGCGGGCTCAGCGGCGACTGGTGCACGGCGAGGCCGGAGCGCTCCTCGGCGTGCCGATCGCCGTGAAGGACCTGTTCCAGACGCGGGCCCTGAGAACCACCGCCGGTTCGCGGATCCTCCGGGACTGGGTCCCAACCAGGGATGCCGACGCCGTGACCCGGCTTCGGGCGGCCGGCGCCATCATCTTTGGGAAAACCAATCTCCACGAGTTCGCCTACGGCGTCACCACCGCCAATCCCTGGTGGGGCGTTGCCCGCAATCCCCACGATCCCCGCCGCAGCCCGGGCGGTTCGAGCGGCGGTTCGGCGATCGCCGTGGTGGCCGGCCTCTGCGCGGGCGCCCTCGGCTCAGACACCGGCGGCTCGATCCGCATCCCGGCTTCCCTCTGCGGCTGCGTCGGCCTCAAGCCCACGTTCGGGGCCATCCCGTTGGGCGGGACATTCCCCCTGGGGTGGTCGCTCGACCATGCCGGTCCACTGACCCGCACGGTCGACGATGCCGGCGTGCTGCTCGACGTGCTGTCGGGCGGGGACGCCGGGCAGGGGTCGCGGCGCGTGCGGACCCGGGGTCTACGGGTTGGCGTTCTGCGCGGGCCGATCGTCCGCAACGTCCAGCCAGCGGTGTCCCGCCAGGTCGACGCGGCGGCAGCGGCCTTGCGCCGGCGGGGTCTGCGGGTTCGCGACGTGCAGATTCCGGAGATGGAATGGACCGTCGCGACGCAGTTGGTCACCCTCCGCGCTGAGGCGAGCGCGGTCCACGCCCGCTGGATCCGGAGCCGGCCGCGCGCGTACGGGCCCGACGTCCGGACGCGCCTGCAACTGGGGGCCCTCGTCGGCGGCGCCGATTACGTGCTGGCGCAGCGGATGCGTGCCCGGATTCGGGCAGCGATGGGGCGCGTCTTCGATGCCGTCGATGTCGTGCTGCTGCCCACGACGCCGATCACCGCGCCGGTCGTCGGCGAGCGAAGCGTGCGCTGGCGGTCGGGCGAGGAGCCCGTCGACGGGGCGCTGGTGCGTCTCACGGCGCCCTTCAACCTGACCGGTCTCCCGGCGCTATCGGTTCCCTTTGGCGCGGCCGCCGGCCTTCCCATCGGCGTCCAGGTCGTCGGGCCATTGCATCAGGACGCGCGCGTGCTGGCGGTTGGCCGGCTCATTGAACAGGATGCCCCCACCCTCCCCAAAGTGGGAGGGGAATTGGGCTCTAGTAGATGA
- a CDS encoding molybdopterin-dependent oxidoreductase, whose protein sequence is MERHGSLAGAGARRPLFVGLIAGTLALGTDYLAHALFGVPLLPEQAGYILLKLLPLSTFENLLKTLGVLARPLLLVGATVVIIAAYGAAAAVIARFFSRGYVLILAGLAALICAIVAIVAVSPSDSPIGSVVEVVLLAGMVPLVDRALLGLTPPGPLDEDRRVLLRNLFYGAVGIAVLGIGYANVRRFATALAMKEGSRAPSEVTAVSDFYVVSKNLAGDPVVNASSWRLDLPGRALTYDELLALPSHELELTLECISNEVGGTLISNGIWKGPRVSDVLALASSQANATWMLTESADGYTESFQLRDLTSDHLLATHLNGAPLTSMHGFPARFIFPGRYGMKQPKWVTRIRFAASDQPGYWENNGWDERAIVKTMSRIDRPADGAALPAGSVQFAGVAFAGDRRVNAVELSWDGGRTWQPCELQAEFSPYAWRFWQLSTSIAAGHYNVKVRARDGEGTLQTSKSAGTLPNGADGYHNITLDLA, encoded by the coding sequence TTGGAGCGGCACGGCTCGCTAGCGGGCGCTGGCGCGCGTCGCCCGCTGTTCGTCGGCCTCATCGCCGGCACGCTGGCGCTCGGGACCGACTACCTGGCGCACGCCTTGTTCGGTGTGCCCCTGCTTCCGGAGCAAGCCGGCTATATCCTGCTCAAGCTGCTGCCCCTGTCGACCTTCGAGAACTTGCTCAAGACGCTCGGCGTTCTCGCGCGGCCCCTCTTGCTCGTGGGCGCCACGGTCGTGATCATCGCCGCCTACGGCGCGGCGGCCGCGGTGATCGCGCGGTTCTTTTCGCGCGGCTACGTCCTGATCCTCGCAGGCCTGGCGGCATTGATCTGCGCGATTGTTGCGATCGTGGCCGTCTCACCGAGCGATTCACCAATCGGCTCGGTGGTCGAAGTGGTGCTGCTGGCCGGAATGGTCCCCTTGGTCGATCGCGCTCTCCTCGGGCTAACCCCGCCTGGCCCGCTGGACGAAGATCGCCGAGTCTTGCTCCGCAACCTCTTTTATGGTGCGGTCGGCATCGCCGTGCTGGGCATCGGCTACGCGAACGTCCGCCGCTTCGCCACGGCGCTGGCGATGAAGGAGGGCAGCCGTGCACCCAGCGAGGTGACCGCCGTGAGTGATTTCTACGTCGTCTCCAAGAATCTCGCGGGCGACCCGGTGGTCAATGCCTCCAGCTGGCGCCTCGACCTGCCAGGCCGAGCGCTGACCTATGACGAGTTGCTCGCGCTGCCGTCGCACGAGCTCGAGCTGACGCTGGAGTGCATCAGTAACGAGGTCGGCGGCACGCTGATCAGCAACGGCATCTGGAAGGGGCCCCGCGTGAGCGACGTGCTGGCGCTTGCCTCGTCACAGGCGAACGCGACCTGGATGCTGACGGAAAGTGCGGATGGCTATACGGAGAGCTTTCAGCTGCGTGACCTGACGTCCGATCATCTGCTCGCCACCCATCTCAACGGCGCCCCCTTGACCTCGATGCACGGCTTCCCGGCGCGCTTCATCTTTCCCGGCCGCTACGGGATGAAGCAGCCCAAGTGGGTGACGCGCATCCGTTTCGCCGCCAGCGACCAACCCGGTTACTGGGAGAACAACGGCTGGGACGAGCGAGCGATCGTCAAGACGATGTCTCGCATCGACCGTCCCGCGGATGGTGCGGCCCTGCCGGCAGGGTCGGTCCAGTTCGCCGGTGTCGCCTTTGCCGGCGACCGCCGGGTCAATGCCGTCGAGCTGAGCTGGGACGGCGGACGCACCTGGCAGCCTTGCGAGCTACAGGCCGAGTTCTCTCCGTATGCCTGGCGCTTCTGGCAACTCAGCACCAGCATCGCCGCGGGACATTACAACGTAAAAGTGCGGGCCCGCGACGGTGAGGGAACATTACAAACGTCGAAGTCGGCGGGAACGCTGCCCAACGGTGCCGACGGCTATCACAACATCACGCTCGATCTCGCCTAG